Within the Dolichospermum compactum NIES-806 genome, the region AAGAAACATGGACCTTTTGCTAAAAGTGTTTTTCCTTACGGTTTAGATTATCTGCGTTCTCTTGTTACTGATTTAGATTTGAAATATGACGACTTTCTTCTCTCTCTCAATTTTTTGTCCTGTACTTAGATCAGAGATAGAGATTTCAAAATAGTACGTGGGGACTCCGCGAAACTTGCTGTTTAACAGCTAAACGCCCAGAAGATGAGCCAGTGCGGTCTTGGGGTTTCCCCAAGTAGAGCAACTGGCGGTATCAGCACGCACTTTTGTGCAAACGTACTGAGTCTGGGAACTTGTGCAAACAAGATATTAAGATTGTGAAATCTTAAGAATCCCCGTGTCTTTAGACCGGAGAGTGTCAAGAGATATATCACCCGCTAAGTTAAGTTTTTTTCCGTGCGTTTCTAAATATCTGAGTACAGAAATGATGTTATTGGCAAAAGCATAATTGCTAAAATCAAATTAACCTGATTAATATAATACTCTTGAGAATCAATTGAAACAATATTCTCTTTTAAAATTATAAACTTCCAGACTGTTCCCGTAGAAACAACGCCATAAATTTCAGGTAGAACTTGTCCTTCTTGCTGATTAAATATTTGAGCCGCAACCATTTCTGCTATACACTGACCTAAGCCTCCTTTAATATTTTCATTTTTAGCTTCCACAATTGTTAACACTGGAACACGAATAAAATACTGCTCTTTCGAGCAACTAATAATATAGTCACAATAGCCCGATAAACCTTTTTCTTGATCAACATTAAACTCAGTACCAGAAAACAAACTAATTCGATAATTTGCTTGACGACGTAATTCGGCTAGAATGGGCGCTATTAAAAATTCAGAACGAGCCTTTTCTGTATTGATCGCAGTTGCTAGAGGTAAATATTCTTGAATAGTTTGTTGTAAATAATCCGAAGGTATTACGCTTTCAGTATTTGAAAATAAATTGCGATCCTCCTCAATAACTAAGTTAAAAGCGGTTTGCACTTTACTGAGTGTCGTAAATTCACTATAAGACATAATTTAGTATCCTACAAGCTCGGTAAGCTATATCTCCCTATTGAATACTAACAAACATTATTCAGGAATCTTACAGCCCATATTCCGCGCTTCATTTTGTAATAACCCAAGATTACCAATATCGGGCTGATAAATGATCACACGCTGAATTTATTAGAGGGACAGGTAGTTGCAGATAATGCTTTCACCTGGTATCAACAACATCAATTATCTGTCCAAGCCAGTATTTTTGCAAGTTATTTACCCATAAACCGTTTATGCAGTGAGTGACTCTGTAAGCATTCAGCTATCAGTAGTCAGCATTCTGGCAAGGTAAGAGTGAAGAAGTTTTGGTTCTTCGGTACTTACTATGCTAAATAATTTTGTGAAACCCTAAAATCCTTATACTGTAAGGATTTTACGTTAATTCATCGGTGAATTTGATATAAATTTGGCATCAAAAACAATGAAACCCTTTATTTATATGGGTGATGGGGTAAATAAACTCATATTTGGCATAACAGGTACGGAAGAACCGAAGTTTTCAGGAATTGTGCTTTTCTTGACACAGTTTGGTTTTATTTTGTTGACCTAACTACTCACAGGTTCTAATTGTAAACTTATGACTTCTTGTGCTTGTTGATGTTGCTGAAATTCTGCTAATTCCGATTCTATTTCTGCCTTGACTTCATGACGGAACTTGAAAAAATGTTCACCTGTACCCAAGGCAATTAAATAATCATATAATAGGTGAGGTTTTTGCCGTGCCATTGTTATTAATTGCTGCCAAAAAACAAACCGTGTAGAACGTAAAAATCCCTGTCGCCAACAAATAGACATTAAAAATTGAAACTCTGGTTTTGTTAAATTTCTTTCATATTTAGCCCGCCAACCTTCCATCATCATAAAATGGCGAAAAGTCCGTTTTAGATATGGCATGGGTTCATATAAATTCCAAAAAGCATCAATAAATTCCTCGGCAATTTCCGACATTGGCCGAGTGGGAACAAAATTCATTAAGGCTTTTTGAGAACCCACAAATTCACCTAAACCATCCCTTAACCGTCCTTCTTTTTGCAAGCGAGTCCACATGGCTGTATTGGGTAATGCTTGCAATAAGTTAAGATGAGCTTGGGGAATACAAGTTGCTTCCACAAATTCTTGAATCCGTTTACCTGCACCTGGTTTTTCACCATCAAATCCTAAGATAAAACCAGACATAATTTGTAATCCAGCTTTGGTAATCTTATTGCAAGATTCAACTAAGGAATTGCGGGTATTTTGTGGTTTATTAATTCCGACTAAACTATCTACATCAGGGGTTTCAATTCCCATGAATACCTGAACAAAACCAGCTTTTACCATCAATTCTAGTAATTCATCATCTTCTGCTAAATTTAAAGAAGCTTCTGTTAATAAAGCAAAAGGATAATTACGTTCTTCCATCCAGGGAATTAATGCCCTTAAAAATACTTTAGCATTGCGTTTATTGCCAATAAAGTTATCATCAACTATGAATACATAACGCCACCAACCCATTTGATATAAAGCATCTAATTCTGCGAGAATTTGTTCTGGTGTTTTCGTACGGGGTTTGCGACCAAAAAGGGTAATAATATCGCAAAATTCACATTGGAATGGACAACCCCGGGAAAATTGCACCGTCATCGCTATATAAGCATTTAAGTCTAATAAATCAAATCGAGGTAAGGGAGTTGTGGTGACATCGGGTTTTTCTGTAGCGCGGAAAATCCCTTTCTCTTCTCCCTTTTCTAAAGCCTCTACAAACATGGGAATAGTGATTTCCCCTTCATCTAAAATTAAATAATCTGCGTCGGCTTCGATCACAAATTCGGGTACAGATGTGGCAAATGGTCCCCCCACAGCCACTTTTTTACCTAACTTTTTACCTTTTCTAATTAATTCACCAAAATCCTGTTGTTGAATGATCATTGCAGAAATGATGACTAGATCGCACCATTCCCAATCTGCATCTGTTTCTAGACGGACATTGCGATCGCTCAATCTGAATTCCCAATCACTCGGTAACATTGCTGCCACCGTGATTAACCCTAATGGGGGATTCGTAGATCGTAACCCAGCTAAATCAATGGTTTCCTGATAAGACCAAAAAGAATTAGGCATTATCGGCCAGATTAATAAAGCTTTCATTAAGTATATTTCCCTGAGTTGTTTTTGATCAAAACCTATTTAATTTGAACTATAAAAGTTAGGTCAGTTGGTTTTTATCTCTCTGGAGGTACAGATTCTTTTAGTTTTATATTTAAGAAAAGAAATAGATAAGGTAAAGATAAATTACAGTTCAGCAAACAAAATTTATTTACGTCTCAAATCTGAGATAAAATATTTGGTAAATTTACTTGAAAATGGTTATAATATTATTTTCTTAAATTGATGCGTGTTATTAGCAAAAAAATACTTAGGGACTTTTGGGAAAAGCACTCCCTAGCAGAATCAGGACTTTTACTATGGTATCAACGTATATCTGATTCTCAATTGGAAAAGTTTAATGATGTCAGACAAATTTTTCCATCAGCAGATTTAGTTGGTAACTTCACTGTTTTTAATATTAAAGGTAATCATTATCGCTTGATAACCTATATAGATTATGAGTATCAACTCTTATTTATACGTGCTGTACTCACTCATGCTGAATACGATAAGGAGAATTGGAAAAATGACGAGTGGTTTAAAAATTCCTAGTAACTACTATATAAAACTAATTACCACATTTCCTCCACGACCAATTACCAATGAAGATGAATTAATTGCTACTCAAAATCAAATTAATTCTATTTTAGATCAACAAAATATTACACAAGATGATCGAGACTATCTTAAGGTTCTTGCTACTCTTGTTTATGATTATGAACAACAACATGAAATAATACCTACCTTAACAGGCATTCCACTCCTTCAAGCTTTGTTAGAAGAATCTAATCTGCAACCAAAAGATTTAGTTTCTATCTTAGAAAGTGAGTCAATAGTTTTAGATATTCTTCATGGTAAACGCCAATTAACAGAAAAACAAATTCAAGATTTAGCTATTTTTTTCCAAATTGATCCTACTTATTTAGTTTCATAACTGAGTTTTCCGCTTACCCGGTAATTGTAGAAACTTCTGGCAAAAGTCAGAAAAAGATGAAAGATGTTTTTAATAACCTCATCACTAATCCCCAATCACTCCCAATGACTACTAAAATGAGTCTTGTAACCGCCCCATTTACAAAGCGGGGAAGAGGAGATAAATAACGGATAATTATGGGTAAGCAGCGCGTTTTGTCGGGAGTTCAACCAACTGGTAACTTACACTTAGGTAACTATTTAGGTGCGATTCGTAACTGGGTAGAAATTCAAGACCAGTATGAAAATTTCTTTTGTGTGGTAGATTTACACGCTATCACTGTACCGCATAATCCCGCCACTTTAGCGGCTGATACTTACAAGATTGCTGCTTTATATTTAGCCTGTGGTATTGATTTACAACACTCTCATATCTTTGTTCAGTCCCACGTTTCCGCACACAGTGAACTCACTTGGTTGCTAAATTGCATTACCCCCCTGAACTGGTTGCAGGATATGATTCAGTTTAAGGAAAAAGCCCTTAAACAAGGGGAAAATGTCGGTGTTGGTTTGTTAGATTATCCTGTCCTCATGGCGGCAGATATTCTCCTTTATCAAGCTGATAAAGTGCCAGTGGGTGAAGACCAAAAGCAACATTTAGAACTAACACGGGATATTGTTAATCGGTTTAATCACCAATTTGCCAAAAAAGCACCTGTATTAAAATTACCAGATCCTTTAATTAGAAAGGAAGG harbors:
- the trpS gene encoding tryptophan--tRNA ligase, with product MGKQRVLSGVQPTGNLHLGNYLGAIRNWVEIQDQYENFFCVVDLHAITVPHNPATLAADTYKIAALYLACGIDLQHSHIFVQSHVSAHSELTWLLNCITPLNWLQDMIQFKEKALKQGENVGVGLLDYPVLMAADILLYQADKVPVGEDQKQHLELTRDIVNRFNHQFAKKAPVLKLPDPLIRKEGARVMSLTDGTRKMSKSDPSELSRINILDSPEEITKKIKRCKTDLVKGLTFDDSERPECHNLLTLYTLLAGKTKEEVAVECADMGWGQFKPLLTETAIHALKPIQDKYQEVMADKGYLESVLRDGGEKARAIANSTLADVKAALGFTVP
- a CDS encoding helix-turn-helix domain-containing protein — protein: MTSGLKIPSNYYIKLITTFPPRPITNEDELIATQNQINSILDQQNITQDDRDYLKVLATLVYDYEQQHEIIPTLTGIPLLQALLEESNLQPKDLVSILESESIVLDILHGKRQLTEKQIQDLAIFFQIDPTYLVS
- a CDS encoding B12-binding domain-containing radical SAM protein produces the protein MKALLIWPIMPNSFWSYQETIDLAGLRSTNPPLGLITVAAMLPSDWEFRLSDRNVRLETDADWEWCDLVIISAMIIQQQDFGELIRKGKKLGKKVAVGGPFATSVPEFVIEADADYLILDEGEITIPMFVEALEKGEEKGIFRATEKPDVTTTPLPRFDLLDLNAYIAMTVQFSRGCPFQCEFCDIITLFGRKPRTKTPEQILAELDALYQMGWWRYVFIVDDNFIGNKRNAKVFLRALIPWMEERNYPFALLTEASLNLAEDDELLELMVKAGFVQVFMGIETPDVDSLVGINKPQNTRNSLVESCNKITKAGLQIMSGFILGFDGEKPGAGKRIQEFVEATCIPQAHLNLLQALPNTAMWTRLQKEGRLRDGLGEFVGSQKALMNFVPTRPMSEIAEEFIDAFWNLYEPMPYLKRTFRHFMMMEGWRAKYERNLTKPEFQFLMSICWRQGFLRSTRFVFWQQLITMARQKPHLLYDYLIALGTGEHFFKFRHEVKAEIESELAEFQQHQQAQEVISLQLEPVSS
- a CDS encoding type II toxin-antitoxin system HigB family toxin, producing MRVISKKILRDFWEKHSLAESGLLLWYQRISDSQLEKFNDVRQIFPSADLVGNFTVFNIKGNHYRLITYIDYEYQLLFIRAVLTHAEYDKENWKNDEWFKNS